The Gammaproteobacteria bacterium genome segment CGCGAGTCAGTTTGGCCGCCAGTGCGGCGACATGGCTGCCCTGATAGCGGGCGCCTGCCAGTTCATTCTCGCTGGGCATGCGAACACCGTCGGCACCGGCAATGGTGCTGGCACCATAGGGTGAACAACCGGTAATTTCATCCATACGCATTTGCCCCTCAAAGCTGTAGGGTAGGCCCACAATGACCATGCCGTGATGCAGCAGCGTGGTATGCATGGAGAGAATGGTGGACTCCTGGCCGCCATGCTGTGTGTTTGAGCTGGTGAAGACACTGCCGATTTTTCCGATCAGCGCGCCCGTTGCCCATAGATGACCGGTGGCATCAAAAAATTGCCGCATTTGGCCACACATATTGCCGAAGCGTGTGGGCGTGCCGAAGATGATGGCGTCCGCCTGTTCGAGTTCATCCACGGTTGCCAGGGTGATGTTGGCCGAACTCTTTTTTTCGTCCAGGGCGCCCATCTTTTCCAATACATCATCGGTTAGTGTTTCCGGTACCCGGCGCAGTTCCGCGTGAGCACCACTGATAGATTCAACGCCCTCGGCGACGGCTTGGGCCATCTGATAAATGTGTCCATACATAGAGTAATAAACAACCAGAATTTTCATATGCGATCCCTGCAATATTCGTGTCTTTCAGTGTCGGTGTAACAAGCAGATGGATGGGGAATGGATGTCGTTAATTATCGATCGAATTAATTGATTCGAGTCATGCGCCAATCCCATTGCAGAGAGTATTGATCTGTCCTGATCGAGTCATTGCGTTTTCGCAATAGCCATAGGTGGGTTCATAGAGGAATGTGGGAGAATAACCAGTTGCAAGGTGGTGGTATCTGTTATTGGGGCAGCAGCGATATTGATGTTTTTCAATGATATTAATGATGGAATGGATAGGATCTAGACATTAATAATCAGCGATAAATTTGTATCGCATGTCACAAGGAGATCGATTATGGAGATTGAAAAAGCCACAATGTCAGCTTGGCAGGTTGACCCGAAAGATTTTCCACGCAATGGCAGTCAGCATGATAAATCGGAATTCATGTTGCGCTATGCACTATTGGCGTCATCTTTCTACAATACCCAGCCATGGCAGTTCGAAGTCAATGATAAGGGAGATCAGATTAATATCTACGCTGATAATTCCCGTTGGCTGAAGATGGCGGATCCGGATAAGCGGGAGTTATACATCAGTTTGGGCTGTGCCCTGGAGAATCTATTGATCACCATAGCTTATTTCGGGATGGGTCACCGTAGTGTCTCTTATTTTCCGGAAGGTTATAGTAACGACTGGGCGGTAAGAATCATTCTGGGAGCGGCGAATGAATCGATAGCGCCGCGACCGGAGTATTTATTTTCGGCAATCAGTCATCGCGATACCTTTATAAAGAAGTATTTTAAAAATGAACCAATATCCAGTGCCGATCTGCAGAGCATAACCGGCTTTCTCGGCGAACACATTTACGTCGATACCGATATGCAGCATCAGGTTGAATTAGACACTATTAATGATCCGAAGTATAAAGATGAGTTTGTTCGACTTGTGCGTGACAGTGATGCGATATTGTTTTCTGATTCTGAATTCCGCCATGAATTGACCAGCTTGAACTCTGGTGGGCACTACTATAATCCCTGGTTGTCGGAAGAGCTGGAATTGCTTGATCGGGATATGGAGGCCGTCGATATGATTGCCACAAAAGAATCGAAAATAATTGCCAATGCAGCAGTTTTTGGTGTGTTGACCTCAAATCTGGATGAGCCCACATCGGCGGTCAAAGTGGGGCAGGTATTCGAGAGAATGGCCCTGGAAGCCTCGCTGCATGACGTGAGTATTTATCCTGTGTTTCAGTTGCTCGAAATTCCGGAAATGAGGACCGATCTGGAGAAAATGCTGCCCGACCTGAAGACTATTCCGCAGCTGGTGTTTGTAATGGGGTATGTTGAACGGGGTGCGAAAATTGAAATGACGCCACGGATACCTCTGGATCAGGTGATGCGGTATTCCTGACCTCACGCCCTCCCGGGAAAATCGATTTCCTCACCAATGCAAATGCGAATGCGAATAAGCAGAAAAACAACGCGGCCAGTCTCACTCTGACCTGTTATTGACTACCTGTCGTTATGTATGGCGGCGCAGCGAGCCGTCCACCGACCTCCGCGGATGGTTCGTGGTCGGTGCGTATTTTATGGCCGCAGTAGCGGGATTCAGTAATTTGACGCGATAGGTCAGCCATTAAGTCGAGCCGCCGAGCAGAGATAGCGGAGCTGGCGGCCACATCCTGTTCTCCTGTTCTCCTACTATCCTGTTCTCCTACTATCCTGCCCCATAGCCGACCCAACCACGGTTGACCGGTTGCTAGGTCGCGATGCCTTTTGATGCCAGAAATTCCAGTGGAACGTCTGCATTCTTTCGGCAGGCGATCGCGAAATAATAGAGCGGTTCGCCTTCAATGGATAATCTGTGTCGATACCGTTCGATATGATAGACATCAAGATATTCCGAAAAGATCAGTTCCCTGATCATGGTCGAAAAGCCGGTGCTGTCACGGGTGTCAAAGAAGCTTTCCTTGATGTTGAAGGCCACCCAGCCCTTTGGCTTGATGATATTGAATGCCTCTATAAAGGCCCGCGTCGGGATGTCGCCAAAACCCAGGGCGGCGACGGTTACCAGGCAGTCACACTGCCACGATTCGATATCCTGTTTTTTTTCGTCGCTGAGGGCGGTGAAGTCTTCGACATAATAGGCGTCATACAATCCCGGTCGGTCACGGATGGTTGCCTCGTAAGCCTCCGGGATGATGTCGACGCCTATCAGGCGTGATACGCCGTGTTTCTTCAGTTCTTCACCCATCAGGCCATTGCCCGCGCCCAGATCCAGGACCCGCAATTCTGTAAAGTTGTCCTGCGATTGCCTGACGGAGGATTCAAGAATGGCGGTGACCTTGTTCGGGGATGTGCATTTCAGGCGGTCATAAAAGACCTGTTCGTAGAGGCCTTGCAGCTGATAGATTTCAGCATAATCATGCAGCCGCATTTTTCGTTGTCCTGCTGATCCCTGTAGATAGAAATAGGCCTCGTCCTGGTTAAGATTGAAGGCCCCTGATCGGGGAAACTGTATGCGGTGTCGTTTCATCAAGCTACTCCTGTTTTGATGTTGGATAGTGGATCTCCTTTGTTGTATGTAAAAAGTTGTCTCTGAAAAGTGGCCACGGAAAAAATGCTGTGGCTTTATGCGACCAGCCAGCCGAGTTGCTTTGCCGTGCGGCGTGCCCTGGCGGGGATGTCGTCGGCGATAAAGTGCTGGTGCATCACCTGCACGCCGATCAGGTGGTTGATGACAGCATCGAGCTGGGTCTGGGTTGCGGCCGAGGTGTCCGGTGATTCGTGCAGCCGGAACAGGGCATCGACACCCTGCGGATCCAGCAGGCCGGTCTCTCTGAGTCGCTCCGGGCTGAGGTGACGGCTGGCGAGGCTGCGCATGGCCGTCCATTTTTTTGGGTCTGTGTGTGCGGGTGGGGCCATGAAGGCAAATTTTTCGCGCTTGTAGAGCGTCTCCGGCAGCAGCCCCTTCATCGCCTCGCGCAGCACGTATTTTTCAGTGCGGCCGTGGATGCGCATGGAGGGGGGCAGGGTCGCGGCGTATTCCGCCAGGTGGTGATCCAGAAATGGCGGTCGTGCCTCCATGGAGTTGGCCATGTCCACCCGGTCACCGCCCCAGGTGAGGATCTGGCCTTCCAGCATGGTCTTGATCCACACGTACTGGGCACGATCCAGCGGGTGGCGGTTGTGCAGTGCATCCGCATTGAAGGTGTCGGCAATCGCCGCGCCAGGTGAGTAACCCTGCAACGTGCGGCGATGCTCCGGGTGTAACAGATCGGGTACGTACTGACTGCTGGCCAGCCAGGGTTGCAGACAGGAGGGGGTAAAACCGATCTTGTCGGTGAGGGCAGGATCTTCCACGCTCTGTTCCGCCAGCATCGCGCCTTTAAACAGTTTGTTGTTTTCGTTCAGCACGCCTTCCCATTCGCCGCGTTCCTCGGCCGACAGGTGATCCAGTCCGTGCAGAAACATGTCGCGACGAAACGCCGGATAGCCGCCGAACAGTTCGTCGGAACCTTCGCCGGTGAGCACGACCTTGTAACCGACCTGATTGACGCGGCGACTCATGAGGAGTTTGGCCACGCCCAGGGTGTTATAGATGGTGCGTTCGGTGTGCCACAGGGTTTCCTCAAAGTGGTCATACAGCTGGTCCGCATCGAGGCGCAATATATCCTGCTCCGCGCCGACGGATTTGGCCATCTCGGTGGCGATGGGGGTCTCGTCATAGTCGGCGCTATCAAACCCGATAGTGAAGGACTTGACCGAACCCTGGGTGCTGGCCGCCGACAGGCCGACGATGGAGCAGGAGTCGATGCCACCGGACAGGTAACAGCCGACCGGCACATCGGCCTCCAGTCGCAGTTGCACTGCTTCGATTAACTGTTCGCGAACCGCGTCGATATACTCCTGTTCGTCAGCCATTTTTCCGCGTGCATCCTGTTCCGGAAATGGCATATCCCAATAGCATTTTTCGTCGATACGCAGGCGCCCATCGCGACGCTGAATGCTGAGCACATGCCCCGGCTTGACCTGATGGACTCCGCTGAAAGCGGTGGTGCCCGGCACAATGGTCTGCATTAACTGGTGATAGAGGCCCGCGGAATCAAACTGACGGCTGACCTCGGGGTGTGCGAATAACACCTTCAATTCAGAGCCAAACACGATGCCGCCGTTAATCTCTGTCCAGTAGAGGGGCTTGATGCCAAACCGGTCACGCACCAGATGCAGGCTGTCCTGTTCGCGATCATACAGCGCAAAGGCAAATTCGCCGCGCAGATGCGGCAGGGTTTTGTCCAGCCCAAGGCGCGGATAAAGGTGCATGATGATCTCGGAATCACTGCGGGTGTGGAAGCGTGCACCCTGCGCGGTCAGGTCGGCGCGGATGCGCTGGTAATCATAAAGCTCACCGTTTTTTGTCAGCATCAGACTTTTGTCGTCAGACACAAAGGGCTGGCGTCCGCGCTCCTGATCCAGATCGATAATGGACAGGCGGGCATGGCTGAAACCGATACCCGGCATGGCTTCCCAACCGAAGCCATCCGGGCCGCGGTGATGTTGAATGGCGGCCATGGCCACCAGGGTTTCCGGGTCAACGGGGTGTTGTCTGTCTTGGTATATAAATCCGGCTATGCCACACATAATAGGTAAATTTTTCTCCGCTAATGGATATCAGGTAAAACTCTTTAACATGGATGACAACAACGCCATGCGAATGAATACCGCGCCACGGGCCTGGGCGAAATACCAGTTGTGCGGCGTGTCATCCAGTTCCCGTGCAAGTTCATCGCCGCGCGCCAGCGGATGCAGAATGATGGCGTTTTCTTTCAGGGGCGATGCTTTGTCGAGCCGGTACTGGCTGCCCAATTCTTCATAATCATCACCCACCCAGGCGATGGTGTTGATGTACACCACATCCAGTTTCGGCAGCTCTTTGTTCATGTCGTTGCTAACCCGAAAGCTGAGGCCCTTGCCTTCCAGTTCTTCACGCTGGTCTTTGGCAAACGGATCACTCTCATCACTGATGATGACGACTTCGGTGAGGGCATCGGCAAACAGACTCAGCAGGATCAGCAGGCTGCGCACGGTGCGCATGCGCCCCGGCACGCCGATAATGCCGATGCGGATGCGCTCATGCATGTTGATCTCGGGTAGGCATAGCTCGGGTCGCCATTTAAGGATGGCGTAGATGTCCGCCATGGCCTGTGTCGGGTGTTCATCGGTGCCGTTGCCGCCATTGATGATGGGGATGCGCAGGCCTTCGAGCATTTCATAGACGGCCTTCTCGTCACCGTCACGCAGCACAATCAGATCACCGTAGTGATTGAGCATCTCGCCGATGTCGTACAGCGACTCGCCCTTGGCGATGCCGGTCGAGGCGGGGTCGGTGATCGACATGATGTCGCCGCCCAGACGATGCCAGGCGCTTTCAAATGACAGCCGGGTTCGGGTGCTGGGTTCATAAAAGGCGCTAATGAGAATCTTGCCGGTCAGCGGCCGCGTGATCATCTGTGGCTGGGTTTCATACCGGGCCGCCAGCCGTGACAGCTGCAGCAGCTGCGCGCGCGTGAACTGGCTGGCGGACACCACCGGACGCAAGGTCAGGTCGAGCAGCGGGGCCAGGTCTTCATGGATCGCGTCCATCAGATCGCGGGGGCGTTCGAATCCCTGGGTGTCCAGGGTCTGGTCTCCAAGCTGTTCCCGGAGAATGGGGCTTTTTTTGTCTACCATAGGCGTTTGGTTAACCAGTCCTTTATCCACAAGATGATTAATACAAGGGGTGCAATGGCAGTTATAGCTATTGCCGTTCCAACCAACCAGGTCAGTGCGTTTATCGAGATCGTCATACTCGTGTCTCCCCGCGGCCAGCGAGCCTGTCCCAGTCAAACTCATGGGGCCGTAGCCAGGTGGTCAGCAACACGACACTCATGGAGACCGCCGCGGAGATCAGCGCCGCCACATAGAAGCCGATGAGGAAATAGCCGGCCAGGCCGATGACGGTGCCGGCCACCATCGCCAGCGCCGCGCCGCCCGGATTGACGCGTCGCCAAAACAGCCCGGCGGCGATGGGCCAGATGGTGCTGGCCACGAAGGCACCGGTGAAATACAGCAGCTCGGCCAGGGTGGTGAGGCGCGGCAGGCATAACAGCCAGGCGGTGATACCCAGCCCCAGCACCACCCAGCGCGCGGCGCGGGCGAGTTCTGCCTCGCTGGCCCGGGGGCGGAAATGGCCCTTATATATGTCGGTGAGGATCAGGTCAGAGGTGGCGGCCAGCAGCGAATCAAGACTGGAGGCGAGGGCGGCAAACACCACGATAAACACCAGCACGGCACCACCAGCCCCGAGCAGGTTGGCCGCCACCAGCGGCCCCACCATGTCGGCGGCAGGCACATTGATCCCCAGTGCCGGTACCGTGAGGGCAATAAATCCGGCCACAATCGGGATCGGCAACCAGAACACCCCGGCGATGAAATAGGCCTTGAAGCCGACGCCGGCACGGAAGGCAAAGGCCCGGCTCCACCAGACATTGGAATGAAAGATTTCGCCGATCCCAAACAGCAGGTTGTTAAACAGAAACATGATGGCGGCCGGCATCAGCAGGTTCAGCAGCTCGGGGCGTTCTTCCAGTGCCGCCGCATGCATGCGCTCAAAACCCACTTCGGCGATCGCCAGCCAGGCCAGGATGACGATACCGACCAGGATGATCAGGGTCTGTAGAAAATCCGTGCCGATCACCGCGCGCAGCCCACCCAATATTGTGTACAGCACGCACACCGCGAGGATCACGCTCATGCCGATGCGGTAGTCGATCCCGGTCAGGGCATGTACCAGCACACCGCCCGCCATGCCCATGGAGACCAGCCAGCCGAAGCCATAAAACAGGGAGATGAGCAGAAAGATGCGCCACGCCGTCTTGCCATAGCGCAGGCGCACAAAATCGCCGCTGGTATAGCCGCCGGGCATTAGCGCATGGATGCGCCTGGCCAGCGGGGCGAAGAGGATCAGGCCCACCGAGCCGAGGGAGTATCCCAACATGCCCCATACGCCCATCTGCAGGGCCAGTTGCGGGGCCGCCATGGTGGTGTTGCTGGTGACCCAGGTGGCCATGGCGGTGGCGGTGCCCAGGGCCAGACCCACCCGACGCCCTGCCAGCATAAAGCCTTCCAGGCCTTTGGCGCGCCGGCCGAGATAGGCCCCCAGGGCGATCCACAGCAGCGAGAAGGCGGCGAGGATCATCCAGCCGGTATTGGCGTCCAGCAGGGCGCTGTGCATGTTATTCATGGCTCGACCACTTCGCGGATTTCGGTGATGGCCTCTTGCGTGGTCAGTACGCGGGCGTAGCGGTCCTTCATGGTGGTAATGGTGGCGTGCTGCAATTCCGGGGTGACGGTTGCGCAGGCATCGGATATGAGAGTGACGTGAAAGCCGAGATCGCAGGCATCCCGAATGGCGGTGGAGACGCACTCGTTGCTGTAGACGCCGACCACGAACAGGCCGTTGATGCCCAGGTTGCGCAGGATGTATTCGATATTGCTGGAGTTA includes the following:
- the wrbA gene encoding NAD(P)H:quinone oxidoreductase — encoded protein: MKILVVYYSMYGHIYQMAQAVAEGVESISGAHAELRRVPETLTDDVLEKMGALDEKKSSANITLATVDELEQADAIIFGTPTRFGNMCGQMRQFFDATGHLWATGALIGKIGSVFTSSNTQHGGQESTILSMHTTLLHHGMVIVGLPYSFEGQMRMDEITGCSPYGASTIAGADGVRMPSENELAGARYQGSHVAALAAKLTRA
- a CDS encoding methyltransferase domain-containing protein: MKRHRIQFPRSGAFNLNQDEAYFYLQGSAGQRKMRLHDYAEIYQLQGLYEQVFYDRLKCTSPNKVTAILESSVRQSQDNFTELRVLDLGAGNGLMGEELKKHGVSRLIGVDIIPEAYEATIRDRPGLYDAYYVEDFTALSDEKKQDIESWQCDCLVTVAALGFGDIPTRAFIEAFNIIKPKGWVAFNIKESFFDTRDSTGFSTMIRELIFSEYLDVYHIERYRHRLSIEGEPLYYFAIACRKNADVPLEFLASKGIAT
- the asnB gene encoding asparagine synthase (glutamine-hydrolyzing), which produces MCGIAGFIYQDRQHPVDPETLVAMAAIQHHRGPDGFGWEAMPGIGFSHARLSIIDLDQERGRQPFVSDDKSLMLTKNGELYDYQRIRADLTAQGARFHTRSDSEIIMHLYPRLGLDKTLPHLRGEFAFALYDREQDSLHLVRDRFGIKPLYWTEINGGIVFGSELKVLFAHPEVSRQFDSAGLYHQLMQTIVPGTTAFSGVHQVKPGHVLSIQRRDGRLRIDEKCYWDMPFPEQDARGKMADEQEYIDAVREQLIEAVQLRLEADVPVGCYLSGGIDSCSIVGLSAASTQGSVKSFTIGFDSADYDETPIATEMAKSVGAEQDILRLDADQLYDHFEETLWHTERTIYNTLGVAKLLMSRRVNQVGYKVVLTGEGSDELFGGYPAFRRDMFLHGLDHLSAEERGEWEGVLNENNKLFKGAMLAEQSVEDPALTDKIGFTPSCLQPWLASSQYVPDLLHPEHRRTLQGYSPGAAIADTFNADALHNRHPLDRAQYVWIKTMLEGQILTWGGDRVDMANSMEARPPFLDHHLAEYAATLPPSMRIHGRTEKYVLREAMKGLLPETLYKREKFAFMAPPAHTDPKKWTAMRSLASRHLSPERLRETGLLDPQGVDALFRLHESPDTSAATQTQLDAVINHLIGVQVMHQHFIADDIPARARRTAKQLGWLVA
- a CDS encoding aspartate carbamoyltransferase, whose amino-acid sequence is MVDKKSPILREQLGDQTLDTQGFERPRDLMDAIHEDLAPLLDLTLRPVVSASQFTRAQLLQLSRLAARYETQPQMITRPLTGKILISAFYEPSTRTRLSFESAWHRLGGDIMSITDPASTGIAKGESLYDIGEMLNHYGDLIVLRDGDEKAVYEMLEGLRIPIINGGNGTDEHPTQAMADIYAILKWRPELCLPEINMHERIRIGIIGVPGRMRTVRSLLILLSLFADALTEVVIISDESDPFAKDQREELEGKGLSFRVSNDMNKELPKLDVVYINTIAWVGDDYEELGSQYRLDKASPLKENAIILHPLARGDELARELDDTPHNWYFAQARGAVFIRMALLSSMLKSFT
- a CDS encoding sodium:solute symporter family protein; amino-acid sequence: MNNMHSALLDANTGWMILAAFSLLWIALGAYLGRRAKGLEGFMLAGRRVGLALGTATAMATWVTSNTTMAAPQLALQMGVWGMLGYSLGSVGLILFAPLARRIHALMPGGYTSGDFVRLRYGKTAWRIFLLISLFYGFGWLVSMGMAGGVLVHALTGIDYRIGMSVILAVCVLYTILGGLRAVIGTDFLQTLIILVGIVILAWLAIAEVGFERMHAAALEERPELLNLLMPAAIMFLFNNLLFGIGEIFHSNVWWSRAFAFRAGVGFKAYFIAGVFWLPIPIVAGFIALTVPALGINVPAADMVGPLVAANLLGAGGAVLVFIVVFAALASSLDSLLAATSDLILTDIYKGHFRPRASEAELARAARWVVLGLGITAWLLCLPRLTTLAELLYFTGAFVASTIWPIAAGLFWRRVNPGGAALAMVAGTVIGLAGYFLIGFYVAALISAAVSMSVVLLTTWLRPHEFDWDRLAGRGETRV